One genomic segment of Clostridium saccharoperbutylacetonicum N1-4(HMT) includes these proteins:
- a CDS encoding LexA family protein produces the protein MLTEKERTILNIIEMYIREKSMSPTVREIAEIAELNSTATVQKYINILESKGYILKEKGCCRSIRIKKIS, from the coding sequence ATGTTGACGGAAAAAGAGAGAACAATATTAAATATTATTGAGATGTATATTAGAGAAAAGAGTATGTCCCCAACGGTTAGGGAAATTGCTGAAATAGCAGAATTGAATTCAACAGCAACAGTACAAAAATATATTAATATATTAGAAAGTAAAGGATATATTTTAAAAGAGAAAGGTTGCTGCAGAAGCATTAGAATAAAGAAAATAAGCTAA
- a CDS encoding helix-turn-helix domain-containing protein: MIRINLSKVLGEERLTQARLARETEIRPNTISELYHELVDRVNLNHLDKICEVLGCDLSDILEYEPNEKSTD; encoded by the coding sequence ATGATAAGAATAAATTTATCAAAGGTATTAGGGGAAGAAAGATTGACTCAAGCCAGATTAGCTAGAGAAACTGAAATAAGACCTAATACTATTTCTGAACTTTATCACGAATTGGTTGATAGAGTTAATCTTAATCATCTTGATAAAATATGTGAAGTCTTAGGATGTGATCTGAGTGATATATTAGAATATGAACCGAATGAGAAAAGCACTGATTAA
- a CDS encoding galactose ABC transporter substrate-binding protein, whose protein sequence is MKSLKRVMAFILVFVIIYTSLTCCSLKITNASSNITTRRPINIGVLLYSFDDLYTSIIKKTLEDIQMKNEDNVKFTFYDGKNNQSIQEATINNLFKTGNVDILLVDLVNRSVESVKNVLDKATALGIPVVFNYLEPRAEDVIKSYNKAFVVDADNKQGGDLQGKIIIDIWNANKSSIDKNNDNILQYIMLRGSDQNIRPQYALAAINTKIKTEPLQIVNANFNKEFAKDAINSLFLKYNGKIEAIIADNDAMAIGAVEALQTYGYNTGDLSKTIVVVGIDGMPEAIELINKGEMEGTVSQDPRDTAEALYTVGMNLFSNKTPTEGTNYKLDKMGVTILLPYQEYTAGK, encoded by the coding sequence GTGAAATCATTAAAAAGAGTAATGGCGTTTATTCTAGTTTTTGTTATTATATATACTTCACTAACATGCTGTAGTTTGAAAATAACAAATGCTAGCTCAAATATTACTACAAGGAGACCAATTAATATAGGTGTATTACTTTATAGTTTTGATGATCTATATACGTCAATAATTAAAAAAACTTTAGAAGATATTCAAATGAAAAATGAGGATAATGTAAAATTTACTTTTTATGATGGAAAAAACAACCAATCTATTCAAGAGGCTACTATTAATAACTTATTTAAAACTGGCAATGTTGACATTTTATTAGTGGATTTAGTAAATAGAAGCGTAGAATCAGTAAAAAATGTTCTTGATAAAGCAACAGCACTTGGAATCCCAGTAGTTTTTAATTACCTAGAACCTAGAGCAGAAGATGTTATTAAATCTTATAATAAAGCTTTTGTTGTAGACGCAGATAATAAGCAAGGAGGAGATTTACAAGGAAAGATTATTATTGATATATGGAATGCTAATAAATCAAGTATAGATAAAAATAATGATAACATATTACAATATATTATGCTACGTGGTTCTGATCAAAATATCAGGCCACAATATGCTCTTGCGGCAATTAATACAAAAATAAAAACAGAACCACTTCAAATAGTAAATGCTAATTTTAATAAGGAATTTGCTAAAGATGCAATTAATTCTTTATTCCTAAAATATAATGGCAAAATAGAAGCAATAATTGCAGATAATGATGCTATGGCAATAGGGGCTGTTGAGGCATTACAGACATATGGATATAACACCGGTGATCTTTCTAAAACTATTGTAGTTGTAGGGATCGACGGAATGCCAGAAGCCATTGAATTAATTAATAAAGGAGAGATGGAAGGTACAGTTAGTCAAGATCCCCGAGATACAGCCGAAGCTCTTTACACTGTTGGAATGAACTTGTTTTCTAATAAAACACCTACAGAAGGTACAAATTATAAGTTAGATAAAATGGGTGTCACAATTTTGCTTCCATACCAAGAGTATACGGCAGGAAAGTAG
- a CDS encoding GNAT family N-acetyltransferase — MIDIEILNNIDKEDMDNILVVWESSVRATHTFLNEEDIISIKPKVKEGAYYVSKFVCVRDDEGIIQAFMGVHDGKIEMLFVSAECRCKGVGKRLVEYAISSLNINYVDVNEQNEQGVGFYKHMGFDIFKRSELDEQGNPFPIFHMKLK; from the coding sequence ATGATTGATATAGAAATTTTAAATAATATTGATAAGGAAGATATGGATAATATATTAGTTGTATGGGAATCTTCAGTAAGAGCAACACATACTTTTTTAAATGAAGAGGATATAATATCAATAAAACCTAAAGTTAAAGAAGGAGCTTATTATGTTAGCAAATTTGTATGTGTAAGAGATGATGAAGGTATCATACAAGCATTTATGGGTGTGCATGATGGTAAGATTGAAATGCTATTTGTAAGTGCTGAATGTAGATGTAAGGGCGTAGGAAAAAGGCTTGTAGAATACGCAATAAGTAGTTTGAATATAAATTATGTAGATGTAAATGAGCAGAATGAACAGGGAGTAGGATTCTATAAACATATGGGATTTGATATATTTAAAAGGTCGGAACTTGATGAACAAGGGAATCCATTTCCTATATTTCATATGAAGTTAAAGTAA
- a CDS encoding IS3 family transposase (programmed frameshift), with protein sequence MDYDNGVGSIQEICISYKISTSTFHEWRYKYEKHGLDGLKESRKSQKYSKEIKERALKDYFSGKYSQMEISKKYGISNRSVFKLWINKYNSHRKIIATPEGMRHSMTKGRTTSLNERIEIVQYCIAHNNDYNKAAETYKVSYNQVYQWVRKYEYGGENALQDARGRKKPDSDLTPEDRIKLEMKRLEAENERLRAENAFLKKLGGTRKEAVLSRIRQENKYIAIEELHNTEKFSILLLCEIAMISRSSFYKWANHEKSTLENENKMLVDEIIKIYEDVDGIYGYRRMTMNLNRKLGENFNHKRIYRLMKVAGLQSVIRRKKKRYIKSIPQQVAENILNRKFTADKPNQKWLTDVTEFKYGNSKKAYLSAILDLNDNSIVSYVLGHSNNNELVFKTLDLALTASPGAKPILHSDRGFQYTSYGFKRKLTLAEMTQSMSRVGKCIDNGPMEAFWGILKCEKYYLYKYDTYDELSNAIDDYISFYNNKRLQKRLNGLSPLEFRALAA encoded by the exons ATGGATTATGATAACGGAGTTGGTTCAATACAAGAGATCTGCATTAGCTATAAAATTAGTACATCTACTTTTCATGAATGGAGATATAAATATGAAAAGCATGGACTGGACGGATTAAAAGAATCAAGAAAATCTCAGAAATATTCAAAGGAAATAAAGGAACGAGCCCTGAAAGACTATTTTTCAGGGAAATACTCACAGATGGAAATTTCAAAGAAATACGGAATATCGAATAGATCAGTATTTAAACTTTGGATAAACAAGTATAATAGTCATAGAAAGATAATTGCAACACCGGAAGGAATGAGGCACTCTATGACAAAGGGAAGAACTACATCTTTAAATGAAAGAATTGAAATTGTACAATACTGTATTGCTCACAACAATGATTATAATAAGGCCGCTGAGACTTATAAAGTCTCATATAATCAAGTATACCAATGGGTTAGAAAATACGAATATGGCGGAGAAAATGCACTCCAAGATGCGCGTGGCAGAAAAAAGCCTGATTCAGACCTAACACCTGAAGATAGAATTAAGCTTGAAATGAAAAGACTTGAAGCTGAAAATGAAAGACTAAGAGCGGAGAATGCATTCCTAAAAAAATTGG GAGGAACTAGAAAGGAGGCGGTATTAAGCCGAATAAGACAAGAAAACAAATATATTGCTATAGAGGAACTTCATAACACTGAAAAATTCTCTATTTTATTATTGTGTGAAATAGCAATGATTTCACGTTCATCATTTTACAAATGGGCAAATCATGAAAAATCTACTTTGGAAAATGAGAATAAAATGTTAGTTGATGAAATTATTAAAATCTATGAGGACGTAGATGGCATTTATGGATATCGAAGAATGACAATGAATTTAAATCGAAAACTAGGTGAAAATTTCAACCACAAGCGTATTTACCGACTTATGAAAGTTGCAGGGCTACAATCTGTTATTAGAAGAAAGAAGAAACGTTACATAAAATCAATTCCTCAGCAAGTAGCAGAGAATATTCTGAACCGTAAATTTACAGCCGATAAACCTAATCAAAAATGGCTTACAGATGTTACTGAATTTAAGTATGGGAACTCTAAGAAGGCATACTTAAGTGCTATATTAGATTTAAATGATAACTCTATTGTTTCATATGTACTTGGACATTCTAACAACAATGAACTTGTATTTAAGACTTTAGATTTGGCGCTTACAGCTTCGCCCGGCGCAAAGCCTATTCTTCATAGTGATCGAGGATTTCAGTATACTTCATATGGATTTAAACGTAAATTAACATTAGCAGAGATGACACAAAGTATGTCTAGAGTAGGTAAATGCATAGATAACGGTCCTATGGAAGCATTTTGGGGAATCCTTAAGTGCGAAAAGTATTATCTATATAAATATGATACATATGACGAACTTTCCAATGCAATTGACGACTATATAAGTTTCTATAATAACAAAAGATTACAAAAAAGATTAAACGGCCTAAGTCCTTTGGAATTCAGGGCTTTAGCCGCTTAA
- a CDS encoding flavodoxin family protein: protein MNILAIIGSPRINGNTYKTVKLIEQKLVEKNNTIEFEYVQLSKADINTCKGCFICIEKGEENCPLKDDRNDLEFKMKQSDAVIFGSPVYTYNVSWIMKNFLDRFAYRCHRPDFHGKKAMVVISTAAVGLGVVGSILSFIIGTMGFITCAKVGLTYAPMHERDNIKSMKEMKKLNKQVDLFYSKIINTEVIKPSFIKLLTFKMQQRAFSKAPQSSADFEFWSDKGWLDSKENYYYKVHMGKIKNSIVSLISRILK from the coding sequence ATGAATATATTGGCTATAATTGGGAGTCCCAGAATCAACGGTAATACTTATAAGACTGTTAAACTAATTGAACAAAAATTAGTAGAAAAGAATAATACAATTGAATTTGAATATGTGCAATTGAGTAAGGCCGATATTAATACCTGCAAAGGTTGCTTTATATGCATTGAAAAAGGCGAAGAAAACTGCCCGCTAAAGGACGATAGGAATGACCTTGAATTTAAAATGAAACAATCAGATGCTGTAATATTTGGATCGCCAGTATATACGTACAATGTATCCTGGATTATGAAGAACTTTCTAGATCGTTTTGCTTATAGATGTCACCGACCTGATTTTCATGGGAAGAAGGCGATGGTAGTCATATCAACAGCTGCGGTAGGATTAGGAGTTGTGGGAAGTATATTATCCTTTATAATTGGCACAATGGGATTTATAACCTGTGCAAAAGTTGGATTAACTTATGCTCCAATGCATGAAAGGGATAATATAAAATCAATGAAGGAAATGAAAAAATTGAATAAACAAGTGGATTTGTTCTACAGCAAAATAATTAATACAGAAGTTATAAAGCCATCGTTTATTAAACTTTTAACTTTCAAAATGCAGCAAAGGGCATTTTCAAAGGCACCACAAAGTTCTGCTGATTTTGAATTTTGGAGTGATAAGGGATGGTTGGATAGTAAAGAAAATTATTATTATAAAGTGCATATGGGAAAAATCAAAAATTCCATTGTCTCTCTTATTAGTAGAATATTGAAGTGA
- a CDS encoding VOC family protein encodes MGILSNSVHTGLFVEDIEKMVTFYRDTLGFETDWDGGSFANFKVRDGGLFMFDRKQFAEAMNQPYYPPMGFNLTMQIGIGVKTKDDVDREYERLTALGVKSLTGEPFTQPWGQRNFWIADPEGNYIEIGC; translated from the coding sequence ATGGGGATACTTTCTAACAGCGTACATACGGGTTTATTTGTTGAAGATATCGAAAAAATGGTGACGTTTTATAGGGATACCTTGGGCTTTGAAACAGATTGGGATGGAGGATCGTTTGCAAATTTCAAAGTGAGAGACGGAGGATTGTTTATGTTTGACAGGAAACAATTTGCTGAGGCAATGAACCAACCTTATTATCCACCAATGGGATTTAATCTAACAATGCAAATAGGCATAGGTGTTAAGACTAAAGATGATGTTGATAGAGAATATGAACGACTAACAGCACTTGGGGTTAAATCACTCACAGGAGAGCCATTTACACAACCTTGGGGACAAAGAAATTTTTGGATTGCTGATCCTGAAGGTAATTACATTGAAATTGGTTGCTGA
- a CDS encoding polysaccharide deacetylase family protein: MAYLKNNGYTALSINQYYSILNGTSSTPTKPVLLTFDDSTSDFYTNVYPVLKQYGFKATQFAVSDWINTSGHLTSAQLQTLSANGIDIENHTTNHQSLTSDWNTQYSAINNANIKIKSITNNAPSSVAYPYGSYNSTTTSILQNLGCKGGFTVSGGLSSSDNNKYKLPRIVIANGDSISVFSRKLTTGY; encoded by the coding sequence ATGGCTTATCTGAAGAACAACGGTTATACAGCTTTGTCCATTAACCAATATTATAGTATACTGAATGGAACCTCTAGTACCCCAACAAAACCTGTATTGCTTACCTTCGATGATAGTACAAGCGATTTCTATACAAATGTATACCCTGTTTTGAAACAATATGGCTTTAAAGCAACTCAATTTGCTGTTTCTGACTGGATAAACACTAGCGGTCATCTTACAAGCGCTCAATTGCAAACATTATCAGCTAATGGGATTGATATAGAAAATCATACCACCAACCATCAATCACTTACTTCAGACTGGAATACTCAATACTCAGCTATAAATAATGCAAATATAAAGATTAAATCAATAACAAACAATGCTCCTAGTTCCGTTGCATACCCTTATGGAAGTTATAATTCAACTACAACCTCAATTCTTCAGAATCTAGGTTGTAAAGGTGGGTTTACAGTAAGCGGAGGTTTAAGTTCATCTGACAACAACAAGTATAAATTACCACGTATTGTAATTGCTAACGGTGACTCAATATCCGTTTTCTCAAGAAAACTTACAACAGGATATTAA
- a CDS encoding carboxymuconolactone decarboxylase family protein, with product MSISNSFMTFAKEAPEQQKAWGELISKLDNACKLDKKTEALAYLAVLASARLESGIPFHVKQAKHLGASREEIISSILVGLPAVGNIVIQALPIALSAFDE from the coding sequence ATGAGTATTAGTAATTCATTTATGACATTTGCAAAGGAAGCACCAGAACAACAAAAGGCATGGGGCGAACTTATTAGTAAATTAGATAATGCATGCAAACTGGATAAAAAAACGGAGGCGCTTGCTTATTTAGCGGTATTAGCTTCTGCTAGACTTGAAAGTGGAATACCATTTCATGTAAAACAGGCTAAGCATTTAGGTGCTTCAAGGGAAGAAATTATAAGCAGCATTTTAGTTGGACTTCCTGCTGTAGGAAATATTGTTATTCAGGCTTTGCCTATTGCATTATCTGCATTTGATGAATAG
- a CDS encoding GNAT family N-acetyltransferase encodes MTIKEYNYLPEDAKKIRSEVFVKEQGFVEEFDEIDGIAKHMVIYESEQPISTCRIYFNSEKQSFVIGRIAVVKEWRGENIGAKIINVAEENIKRDGGKSVMLSAQVRVAEFYEKQGYKKQGKAYLDEDCPHIWMRKNLGDMGK; translated from the coding sequence ATGACAATTAAAGAGTATAACTATTTACCAGAAGACGCTAAAAAAATAAGAAGCGAGGTGTTTGTAAAAGAGCAAGGATTTGTTGAAGAGTTTGATGAAATTGATGGTATTGCTAAGCATATGGTTATATATGAAAGTGAACAGCCAATATCAACATGCAGAATTTACTTCAATAGTGAAAAACAATCATTTGTCATAGGAAGAATCGCTGTCGTAAAGGAATGGAGGGGGGAAAATATTGGTGCGAAAATAATAAATGTTGCAGAAGAGAATATAAAAAGAGATGGTGGAAAAAGTGTAATGTTGTCAGCACAAGTACGAGTTGCAGAGTTCTATGAAAAGCAAGGGTACAAAAAGCAAGGAAAAGCCTATTTGGATGAGGATTGTCCGCATATTTGGATGAGAAAGAATTTGGGGGATATGGGTAAATGA
- a CDS encoding transporter: protein MNINYLTPLLVVIICNVCYHLISKSISGTTNTFIALFITYGVACLISAFGFLVTSKNYFITEVTKVNVSNVLLGLVVVGIEGGYILMYRSGWEISKGSLIVNMCVAIILLIVGILVFRDGITIKKIIGVALCIIGIFFINK, encoded by the coding sequence ATGAATATAAATTATCTCACGCCACTTCTTGTTGTAATCATATGTAATGTTTGCTATCACTTGATTAGTAAAAGTATTTCAGGTACTACTAATACATTTATTGCTCTGTTTATAACATATGGAGTTGCTTGTTTAATAAGTGCTTTCGGATTTCTAGTTACTTCAAAAAACTATTTTATTACGGAAGTTACAAAAGTCAATGTATCAAATGTTCTATTAGGATTAGTTGTGGTTGGAATTGAAGGTGGATATATTCTTATGTATCGCAGTGGTTGGGAAATAAGTAAAGGCTCACTGATAGTAAATATGTGTGTAGCAATCATTCTTCTAATTGTTGGTATACTGGTGTTTAGGGATGGAATCACAATAAAGAAAATAATTGGTGTTGCTCTATGTATTATTGGCATTTTTTTTATTAATAAATAG
- a CDS encoding YmaF family protein, with translation MDLGDNSYYKDSDLENQNTCTPAPTETQTHVHEFEESTKLAEEGDDRHNHRVAGVTSEVILIDGGLNHVHAFLTNTDFLDHHHEIGGITGPVIPIPGSTKHVHLMSGTTTTDDGHQHEYLFTTQILAPLV, from the coding sequence ATGGATTTAGGAGATAACAGTTATTATAAGGATTCAGATTTAGAAAATCAAAATACTTGTACTCCTGCTCCTACTGAGACACAGACACATGTGCATGAATTTGAAGAAAGCACTAAATTAGCTGAAGAAGGAGACGATAGGCATAATCATCGTGTCGCAGGTGTTACAAGTGAAGTTATACTGATTGACGGAGGCCTAAATCATGTTCATGCATTTTTAACTAATACAGATTTTCTTGACCACCATCATGAAATAGGAGGAATAACTGGACCTGTTATTCCTATTCCAGGTAGCACTAAGCATGTGCATCTTATGAGTGGAACTACAACTACCGACGATGGTCATCAACATGAGTATCTTTTTACAACACAAATTCTTGCACCTCTTGTATAG